From a single Georhizobium profundi genomic region:
- the deoC gene encoding deoxyribose-phosphate aldolase, whose protein sequence is MAEEMKTEAARALSMLDLTDLTDHCTQDAIDALCRDAFIGDDHAAAICIWPRFVAQARGILGPDSAVKIATVVNFPSGDMAISDVVAETVQAIADGADEIDLVIPYRALLSGDERSVSAMVEAIREVCAEPVLLKTILETGELVDPALIRRASELAIEARADFIKTSTGKVPVNATPEAAEIMVSAIKASGQPVGFKAAGGVRTVEDASRYLAQAEWIMGEGWPTPATFRFGASGLLGDIRAKLTGGTAAGGAEASY, encoded by the coding sequence ATGGCCGAAGAGATGAAGACCGAGGCCGCACGGGCGCTTTCCATGCTCGATCTGACCGACCTGACAGACCACTGCACGCAGGACGCGATCGACGCGCTCTGCCGCGACGCCTTTATCGGCGACGATCATGCAGCAGCAATTTGCATCTGGCCGCGCTTCGTGGCGCAAGCGCGCGGCATTCTAGGCCCGGACAGTGCCGTGAAGATCGCGACGGTGGTGAATTTCCCGTCCGGCGACATGGCCATTTCGGATGTCGTGGCGGAAACGGTGCAGGCAATCGCGGACGGCGCTGACGAGATCGATCTCGTCATTCCCTATCGCGCGCTGCTTTCGGGCGACGAGAGATCCGTTTCGGCAATGGTGGAGGCGATCCGCGAGGTGTGTGCCGAGCCGGTGCTGCTGAAGACGATCCTCGAGACGGGCGAGCTCGTCGATCCGGCGCTCATCCGTCGTGCATCGGAACTTGCGATCGAGGCACGCGCGGACTTCATCAAGACCTCGACCGGCAAGGTGCCGGTGAACGCGACGCCGGAAGCCGCCGAGATCATGGTGAGCGCTATCAAGGCGAGCGGCCAGCCGGTTGGCTTCAAGGCGGCCGGCGGCGTGCGCACGGTTGAGGATGCTTCGCGCTACCTCGCTCAGGCGGAATGGATCATGGGTGAAGGCTGGCCGACACCCGCCACCTTTCGCTTCGGCGCATCGGGCCTTCTTGGCGACATCCGCGCCAAGCTGACGGGCGGGACTGCCGCAGGCGGAGCGGAGGCTTCCTATTGA